The following proteins are co-located in the Gemmatimonadaceae bacterium genome:
- a CDS encoding protein kinase has translation MSGLTTQESVAELRHELRTPLNLIIGYCEMLVEDATDPARRDALDRTLTAGRDILDRINTAVPPSRGEITDEEFAALRRALREPQQRIVTATGELLASLTSADADPQFERDVRRIRSSAERLLTVELPQQVGRTRLTNTGDHPALDAAVPSPAIDSARILVVDDLEDNRAVLERRLRRQGHDVTCAAGGHAALAMLAHERFDLVLLDVMMPDLDGLTVLERLKSGPSTRDIPVIMISALDDVSSVVRCIENGAEDFLSKPFDPVLLRARVGACLEKKRLRDTELEYLREVGRVIEAATAVEAGRYEAGALAQVSRRDDELGRLARVFDGMANQVKVREARLREQLEALKREIGVVRETARDTAQREAPVLAAGELFANRFEIAEEIGAGGMGAVYRALDRELGEQVALKILRSELVSDAASVERFKREIRLARRISSKHVVRTHDIGEQDGVYFLTMEYVHGITVRELLHTRGRLGIAPTMAIACQLAYSLAAAHEQGVVHRDIKPENLLLDAAGVLKVMDFGVARPAAAASGLTEVGLLVGTPSYMAPEQLFGEAFDQRADLYAAGVVLFECLTGRLPFEASSPVALIAKVLRDTAPNPTSLDAEIPAGVSAVVQRLLAKDPADRFASAADLARVLTELA, from the coding sequence GTGAGCGGACTCACCACGCAGGAGTCGGTGGCCGAGCTGCGGCACGAGCTGCGCACTCCGCTCAATCTGATCATCGGCTACTGCGAGATGCTGGTCGAAGACGCCACGGACCCGGCGCGCCGCGACGCGCTCGACCGCACGCTGACGGCCGGCCGCGACATCCTCGACCGCATCAACACCGCGGTCCCGCCGTCGCGCGGCGAAATCACGGACGAAGAGTTTGCGGCGTTGCGGCGCGCCCTGCGCGAGCCGCAGCAGCGCATCGTCACTGCGACGGGCGAGCTGCTCGCGTCCCTCACCAGCGCCGATGCGGATCCGCAGTTCGAGCGCGACGTGCGCCGGATCCGCAGCTCCGCCGAACGCTTGCTGACCGTCGAGCTGCCGCAGCAAGTCGGCCGCACGCGCCTAACGAACACGGGCGACCACCCGGCGCTCGATGCCGCGGTCCCGTCGCCGGCCATCGACTCGGCGCGCATCCTCGTCGTCGACGACCTCGAGGACAACCGCGCGGTGCTCGAGCGCCGCCTCAGACGGCAGGGGCACGACGTCACATGCGCAGCCGGCGGCCACGCCGCGCTCGCGATGCTGGCGCACGAGCGATTCGACCTCGTGCTGCTCGACGTCATGATGCCGGACCTCGATGGCCTGACCGTGTTGGAGCGCCTCAAGTCCGGGCCGTCGACACGCGACATTCCCGTCATCATGATTTCCGCGCTCGACGATGTGTCGAGCGTGGTCCGCTGCATCGAGAACGGCGCCGAGGATTTTCTCTCGAAGCCGTTCGACCCCGTGCTCCTGCGCGCGCGCGTCGGCGCGTGCCTCGAGAAGAAGCGGCTCCGCGACACGGAGCTCGAGTATCTGCGGGAAGTCGGACGGGTGATCGAGGCCGCGACGGCGGTCGAAGCCGGCCGCTACGAGGCCGGCGCACTCGCGCAGGTGTCGCGCCGCGATGACGAGCTGGGCCGGCTCGCCCGGGTCTTCGATGGCATGGCCAACCAGGTGAAAGTGCGCGAGGCGCGCCTGCGCGAGCAGCTGGAGGCGCTGAAGCGCGAGATCGGCGTCGTGCGCGAAACGGCGCGCGACACTGCCCAACGGGAGGCGCCTGTGCTGGCCGCGGGCGAACTGTTCGCCAACCGCTTCGAGATCGCCGAGGAGATCGGCGCCGGCGGCATGGGCGCGGTGTACCGCGCGCTCGACCGCGAGCTCGGGGAGCAGGTCGCGCTCAAGATCCTGCGCTCGGAGCTGGTGAGCGACGCGGCGAGCGTCGAGCGATTCAAGCGGGAGATCAGGCTCGCGCGCCGCATCTCGAGCAAGCACGTGGTGCGGACGCACGACATCGGCGAGCAGGACGGCGTGTACTTCCTGACCATGGAGTACGTGCACGGTATCACCGTCCGCGAGCTGCTGCACACGCGCGGCCGGTTAGGCATCGCGCCGACGATGGCCATCGCGTGCCAGCTCGCGTACTCGCTGGCCGCCGCCCACGAACAAGGCGTGGTACACCGCGACATCAAGCCCGAAAACCTGCTGCTCGACGCCGCGGGCGTGCTCAAGGTGATGGACTTCGGCGTCGCGCGGCCGGCAGCCGCGGCGAGCGGCCTAACGGAAGTGGGACTCCTCGTGGGCACGCCGTCGTACATGGCGCCGGAGCAGCTCTTCGGCGAAGCGTTCGACCAGCGGGCCGATCTCTACGCCGCCGGCGTGGTGCTCTTCGAGTGCCTCACCGGCCGGCTGCCCTTCGAGGCGAGCTCGCCCGTCGCGCTGATCGCCAAGGTGCTGCGCGACACCGCGCCCAACCCCACGTCGTTGGACGCCGAGATCCCCGCCGGAGTCTCCGCCGTCGTGCAGCGGCTGCTCGCCAAAGACCCTGCCGACCGCTTCGCCAGCGCTGCCGACCTGGCGCGCGTCCTGACGGAGCTGGCCTGA
- a CDS encoding response regulator: MAQARKARRPPEGNTAGLAHRQSALLRLSAAIASAQTEPDVCRAVVDGLHDEAIGYDFIGVFLLDAASSERVLGASVGWDDIPPGMRLPADQGLSARPLRDGKVQYTPDVTLEPEYVPGLGSGSEIDVPLRAGDDVLGVLVVESREPDAFGAADREILTAAAQHAGIALARLRLVEEQRRLVAAERRRADERQALLDTITDLSGSLELSRLLDAVLTRAVRLLGAAGGELATYDDRTGELVIAANHNMVEDSRGTHLKVNEGAMGLVVKTGEQMMIPDYQTWSGRSPQYARIDARAVVVSPLLMGRRAVGAINVWHEDPSLTFAEADCRLLSLFGQQAAIALENARLFAAAQREREYFEVLVRNCPVAIVVLDVNHHVLSCNPAFEQMYGYAQREVVGANLDDLITTAETRSQAVSYTVQAAQSRTVQGIGQRRRKDGTMVDVEVLAVPVIVDGVRTGMMGLYHDVSELLAARQVAEAANTAKSQFLANMSHELRTPLNAIIGYSEMLEEDATDRGHPDYVPDLQKIRAAGRHLLALINDVLDLSKIEAGKLELYLETFDLATAIKDVATTVEPLVARRGNTLTVQCAPSLGAIRSDLTRVRQVLLNLLSNASKFTEHGRITLAAERRGDAVVVRVSDTGIGMTPEQMGRLFEPFSQADTSTSRKYGGTGLGLAITRRFCELMGGDVSVESDSGRGSTFTVRLPVDASAPLGEQPAAPAGDAPATAAPEARGTAVLIIDDDPAARAITHRVLVRDGYQVIEAADGETGLRLARERRPALIMLDVLMPGMDGWAVLAALKADPDIAAIPVILQTIVEDRNMGFALGAAEYLTKPIERKRLAALVRRHVPNKSAGPILVVEDDEHTRTLYARTLEKAGWSVVQAENGRIALDRIAASRPALVLLDLMMPEMDGFEFLDALHQDPSSRAIPVVVITARTLSAEDRNRLNGGVERVLQKRALQTDALLAEVRQLAGTVPQPAR; the protein is encoded by the coding sequence ATGGCGCAAGCCCGAAAAGCACGGCGTCCCCCCGAAGGCAACACCGCCGGACTGGCACACCGCCAGTCCGCGCTGCTGCGTCTTAGCGCGGCCATCGCGTCCGCGCAAACCGAGCCGGACGTCTGCCGAGCAGTGGTCGATGGCCTGCACGATGAAGCCATCGGCTATGACTTCATCGGTGTGTTTCTCCTCGATGCCGCCTCCAGCGAGCGTGTGTTAGGCGCATCGGTCGGCTGGGACGACATTCCACCCGGCATGCGCCTGCCCGCCGATCAAGGGCTGAGCGCGCGGCCGCTCCGCGACGGCAAGGTGCAGTACACACCGGATGTCACGCTCGAGCCGGAATACGTGCCCGGACTGGGCAGCGGCTCCGAAATCGACGTCCCCCTCCGCGCCGGCGACGATGTGCTCGGCGTGCTGGTCGTCGAGAGCCGCGAGCCCGACGCGTTCGGGGCCGCCGATCGCGAAATCCTCACCGCCGCGGCGCAGCACGCGGGCATCGCGCTCGCGCGCCTCCGCCTCGTCGAGGAGCAGCGACGTCTCGTCGCCGCCGAGCGACGCCGCGCCGATGAGCGCCAAGCGCTGCTCGACACGATCACCGATCTCTCCGGCAGCCTCGAGCTGTCTCGCCTGCTCGATGCCGTGCTCACGCGCGCCGTGAGGCTGCTCGGCGCCGCCGGCGGCGAGCTCGCGACGTACGATGATCGAACCGGAGAGCTCGTGATCGCGGCGAATCACAACATGGTCGAAGATTCGCGCGGAACGCACCTCAAAGTGAACGAGGGCGCGATGGGGCTCGTCGTGAAGACCGGCGAGCAGATGATGATTCCCGACTATCAAACGTGGTCGGGGCGTTCGCCGCAGTACGCGCGCATCGACGCGCGCGCGGTCGTCGTCTCGCCGCTGCTCATGGGACGTCGCGCCGTCGGCGCGATCAACGTATGGCACGAGGACCCGTCCCTCACGTTCGCCGAGGCCGATTGCCGCTTGCTCTCCTTGTTCGGCCAGCAGGCCGCGATCGCGCTCGAAAACGCGCGCTTGTTCGCCGCCGCCCAACGGGAGCGCGAGTACTTCGAGGTGCTGGTGCGCAACTGTCCGGTCGCCATCGTCGTGCTCGACGTCAATCACCACGTGCTCTCGTGCAATCCGGCGTTCGAGCAGATGTACGGCTATGCCCAACGGGAAGTCGTGGGCGCAAACCTCGATGATCTCATCACGACGGCGGAGACGCGCAGCCAGGCGGTGTCGTATACGGTGCAAGCGGCGCAGTCGCGCACCGTGCAGGGCATCGGCCAGCGGCGACGGAAAGACGGCACCATGGTGGACGTCGAAGTGCTCGCCGTTCCGGTGATCGTCGACGGCGTTCGCACGGGCATGATGGGGTTGTATCACGACGTGAGCGAACTGCTCGCCGCGCGTCAGGTAGCCGAGGCGGCCAACACCGCGAAGAGTCAGTTCCTCGCCAACATGAGCCACGAGTTGCGCACGCCGCTCAACGCGATCATCGGCTACAGCGAAATGCTGGAAGAGGACGCGACCGACCGTGGACACCCGGACTACGTGCCCGACCTGCAGAAAATCCGCGCTGCCGGCCGACACTTGCTCGCGTTGATCAACGACGTGCTCGATTTGTCGAAAATCGAGGCGGGCAAACTGGAGCTCTACCTCGAGACGTTCGATCTGGCCACTGCGATCAAGGACGTGGCAACGACGGTCGAGCCGTTAGTCGCGCGCCGCGGCAACACGTTGACCGTCCAGTGCGCACCCAGCCTCGGCGCGATCCGATCGGATCTGACGCGCGTGCGCCAGGTGCTGCTCAATCTTCTCTCGAACGCATCCAAATTCACGGAGCATGGCCGCATCACGTTGGCCGCCGAGCGGCGCGGTGACGCCGTGGTCGTGCGCGTGAGCGACACCGGCATCGGGATGACGCCCGAGCAGATGGGGAGGCTGTTCGAGCCCTTCTCCCAAGCCGACACGTCGACGAGCCGCAAATACGGCGGCACAGGACTCGGCCTCGCGATCACACGACGCTTCTGCGAGCTCATGGGCGGCGATGTGAGCGTCGAAAGCGACTCGGGACGCGGCTCGACGTTCACCGTGCGGCTGCCCGTGGACGCATCGGCGCCGTTAGGCGAACAACCTGCCGCGCCGGCCGGCGACGCGCCTGCGACGGCCGCGCCCGAAGCGCGCGGCACGGCGGTGCTGATCATCGACGATGACCCGGCCGCACGCGCCATCACGCACCGCGTGCTCGTCCGCGATGGCTACCAGGTGATCGAAGCCGCCGACGGCGAAACCGGACTGCGGCTGGCGCGTGAACGCCGCCCCGCGCTCATCATGCTCGACGTGCTCATGCCGGGCATGGACGGATGGGCAGTGCTCGCGGCGCTCAAGGCGGACCCCGACATCGCCGCCATTCCGGTGATTCTCCAGACGATCGTCGAAGACCGCAACATGGGCTTCGCGTTAGGCGCCGCGGAATACCTCACCAAGCCGATCGAGCGCAAACGGCTCGCGGCGCTCGTCCGGCGCCACGTGCCGAACAAGTCCGCCGGTCCGATTCTCGTCGTCGAGGACGACGAGCACACGCGCACCTTGTACGCGCGGACCCTCGAGAAAGCAGGATGGTCCGTGGTGCAGGCCGAGAACGGGCGCATCGCGTTGGATCGCATCGCCGCATCGCGCCCGGCGCTCGTGCTCCTCGACCTCATGATGCCCGAAATGGACGGATTCGAGTTCCTCGATGCACTGCACCAGGATCCGTCCAGTCGCGCGATTCCCGTCGTCGTCATCACCGCCCGCACGCTCTCCGCCGAAGATCGCAATCGCTTGAACGGCGGCGTCGAGCGCGTGCTGCAGAAGCGCGCGCTGCAAACCGACGCGCTCCTCGCCGAAGTTCGCCAGCTGGCCGGCACCGTGCCGCAACCCGCGAGATAG
- a CDS encoding response regulator — protein MPTILLVEDNELNRDMLSRRLKRKGYDVAIAVDGLEGVRMALSGSHDLILMDMSLPELDGWEATRRVREAEADGHHVPIIGLTAHAMSGDREKALAAGCDDYDTKPVELDRLLGKIEALLARPV, from the coding sequence ATGCCCACCATTCTCCTCGTCGAGGACAACGAGCTGAACCGCGACATGCTGTCGCGCCGGTTGAAGCGCAAAGGATACGACGTCGCGATCGCCGTCGACGGGCTCGAAGGTGTCCGCATGGCGCTCTCGGGCAGCCACGATCTCATTCTCATGGACATGAGCCTCCCCGAGCTTGATGGATGGGAGGCGACGCGCCGCGTGCGCGAGGCCGAGGCCGATGGCCACCACGTGCCGATCATCGGCCTCACGGCGCACGCCATGTCGGGCGACCGCGAGAAAGCGCTGGCCGCCGGCTGCGACGACTACGATACCAAGCCGGTCGAGCTCGATCGTCTGTTAGGCAAGATCGAAGCCCTGCTCGCGAGACCCGTGTGA